In the genome of Labrus bergylta chromosome 7, fLabBer1.1, whole genome shotgun sequence, the window TGATGTGTTGGATGTTTTAATGGAGACTAAGATCAGATGAATGCTACATCTAAAATACTCGATATCATATTGTTACAGCTGTGCACTGTAATACTTATTTCCCCCAAAATAGTGGTTGATTTGTATTCCCTGGTATTGTTTTGGTGGGCTGCAAGAAGTTGTTTGTGTATGACTGGAAATATTATTGTTTAAGAGGATGTAAGGATATGATATGTAGATGGATAAAGATACAGATAGATGATTAACAGATTGTTATATGTGGCATGTAATGGGAAAAGTTTGGTAGAGGACACTTTGTACTTGTACCAGATATATtgagaaaaacagataaaataatgtatttctCATAGAAGATTTAGTTATACATACACAGTATATTACCGTTTTATTAATTGGATATTAGTTTTAATGAAAGGAACATTGCACTATATTTAGATATAATTGAGTTTGACATTCAGTTATATTTATCCTTTGTGTTGTGCTTCATAGTTGTTtggtgtttttacatttctgaaacGCTCAGAAATGTCTTATTTAAAAACGTGAAAACACAAGTTTCAACGCATCTTTGATGTCAGACATCTTATTAAATGTTGATTCTTTATCATTTCAAGCTGGCTTTCATTAGTACTGATGAATAGTTTTCTCTGTTACCCAGGAGACACATTATAACCTTCAACAGGAAACACTCAAGTATTTTTTTAGTCTGCTTGTGATATGTCGGAGCCTCAAAAATCTATAGATCGCTGCTCCACCCTCCTCTGTAACAAAAGGATCACAAGGTGGTCATCCTTAGACAAAGAATCAGAGGGCAATTCGTTCCCCTGCCCTCGAACTTGACTAGATCCAAGTGGAATAATAGACGTATTGATGTAACCACTCAAAATGCCAAGTGTAGTGGCCAAATGCCAAGTGGAAATTGTAGTTCATACCTCCTTCACGCACTCATCACTGAGGAAACATGTTGGGAGGGATGTAAAGATCTCACAGGCTTTAAAGCATCTGTGAAGAGTGTTTTGTAGGAGGTGTTTTTATTCAGGAGGCATCCTTCTTCTTGTTAACAAACGGTGCCAGGCGCTTACTTGGTAAAAATCCTTTCCCCCCCGACAAGTGTCACTTGTTTTGATGGGCAGTTTGAGGCGCTGGTCGTCATGGTGGCAGACCCCTGCTCCCTTTGAACAAACAAGCTAACAATGTTTATGAATGATTTTGCCATCGGCAGCTGGCGGAGGCTGAACGGAGGGTTAAAGTACTAAAATGTAGAAAACTTGCTGCTGTGTGACGTCCTGATGTGGAGATTTATGGTGACAATTATTGTGACACGCAAAGATTTGAGGCCCCCCGAGTGCTTCACAGGTCACTGTGGAGACTGAAATGTTTGGTGTTTGCCTGTGATGGTGGCTGGTCTGTGTTTACTGGCTCAGGTGTTAcagctgcaaaacaaacaggtcATTGTGGTCTCAACAACTGTGGTCTCACTGCCACCATCTGCTCTGCTCACTCTCTGACTGTATTCATCACTGCTGGCctcaaacactttgtttttgtagctttgtTATCCAACTTAACATGCAGCGTTTGTCcaaggacatttaaaaaactgttttgtctGCTTTTGCGTTATCTTTTACCTGTTTATGCCTTGAATGTTTTACCTTGTGGATTCAGTTTTTCATCTTCCTCACTGCtgcttatttttaaaacattgatttaaagTAACCCAAGATTTTCTGTCCGGCAGGTCAGTGATGGTCAGTGCTAGTTAGAGCCTGCAGCCGAGGATGTCTGCTACAGATTCGGACAACTCCATTGACTGGCTGGCGAGTGACAATGAGGACAACGAGAGCGAACGGGAGTCAGACTTTTCCGCAAAGCACAGCCAGACAGTCGCTCCTCGATCCCCCAGCACCACTCCCCTACACCTGGGCCCGTCTGACAGCAGCTGCCGCCGGGGCAGCGAGGTGAAGGAGGGCAACGGCCACTGGAGCGAGGTCAGGGAGGCCTCCAGCCGGGGACCTCCCCCCGGCTGCACGGAGACGTGGGGCAGCTCCAATggactgtataaaacacaacagggaGGAAAAACAAGCAGCAAGAACACTCAGCAAGCACTGAAGAGGCCTCACAGCttcacagaggagaaacagcagCTCATTTCCAGCATTTCAGACAGGAAGCAGCTTTTCAGTCGGAAGGTGAGCACCTCTGTGACCTCTGTGGTGTCTCCCACAGGAGGTGGTGGAGAGTGTCAGCAAAACAAGAACGTGCCCTGTCACCTAGATCGACTCCCCTGCTGGGTTTACAGATGTCTCATGCATGACATTTCCAGTTAATGGTCCTCCCCTATAGCTCTTTAGGAAGGGTTAGTCATGCTTTTCTAAAGAACTTTAGTCACCCCATCACCAGTTCGTCAATCAACAGAACagcaggggggtggggggaggttAACCATGTTTACTTTTTTCACACATCTGTTGCCAGTTTTATAACCTACATtttaaccttctttttttttcattttcagtgcaTGGAGCTACAATGCTATATTCACCCACTGTCATCTATTCTGAATGGTCTTCGATCGGGGAGATACAGAGAAAGTAAGTCTCAttaactttatgtttttttttttatcacttttagCACTTCACTAAGGTCTTGTTTTTCTGCTCCGCTGTCTTGTGTgtgtcagaaagaaaaacaaatagacTGAATAGTCAGCGTGCCATCCTTTGTGGAATACAAGTCACTGAGATTTAAGAGTGAGATGTCTGAAACATGTTGTTGTGATCTATTAAACAACCACAGGTATTTCCTGCAGAGTTTTATGTTTCTTTCAGTATGAAGGAGCTTATTTAGGCGAAAGTTCGCTTATAAACTACACTGTTATGTATTTCTCCTTTTGGAGTAAAAAGACACTCAACTGTTATTTTTTCCATTTGAGATCAATCTTAAAATGAGCTGCTTGGCTGAGATGACTGAGAACACCGTGTACCACAGAGTCCAGTGGAGCAGCACTGTCTTCCATTGACTCTCATAAAGCTTATCAGACATCTCACACATAGCAGCTATGTCAGAGACAGCCTTTAAAAGTGCTTcatctgggatttttttttcaacccagACCTGGTGTgacccaacacttcctgtccatAGAGGCAGGgcgtctgtctcttcctcctccccccccccccccaacacacacacacatttcaaacaaccCATCTGCTACACAGACTCAACACTGTTGTCATCACAGTTCATGTGGCTCATAGTACAAGTTTCCTCTTTTGCAGGACTCAGCAGTTTCCAGGAGAGTGTGGCCATGGACCGTATTCAGAGGATCATGGGTGTCCTGCAGAACCCCTGCATGGGGTAAGTGTCCTCAGTGAACCCCAATACTGTTATACATTAAACCGTTGGCTCCACCATCCTACAACATTCCCAGTTTCTTATTACTGGATTACATCTGGTGCAATATAAGTATTTCCTCCAGTCTCACCATTTAGAAATgctagaaatgtttttttttccagtcattTGGGTCAAAGTGGTCTCCAGCATGTCTGCAACACATGGCTCACAGCAGGTCACCCTGCGAGGAGCTCCTACCCCCACACACTCAGGATACATTTTCTGCCGAGATGGCTGGCTCGCACTTTAGCCGGGCATcttgttaaaaatgtatcagGCTCCGCTGTGAGAGCAGCACACTTGTGTCTGCCTGATTAGCTCTCCACTGGCCAGACGGTATAATGGAGTATGATATCACCCCTTTAAAAGAGAAAGTCTTTGTCCCTGTAATACCACTGTTTTGAAGTGTTTGGAtgctttatgtttgtttaataaaaaaatagctGAAAGGGTAGGGCTGTAGAGCgtcttttctttaatttttataATATCAATTATAAGATTTTGTTATGCAACTTAGGacatgtagatttaaaaaaaaagataataattatTTCTAACCTAACTGACTATGACAAACTGTGCTCAATAATTTTGTTTGAACAGCATAGCGACTAATAACCATGTTCTTTGTTGATTGAATTCATTAATTTAGACTTTATAATTAAATATActcatgaaatcaaaatgattttttgCTTCTGTTGACTGAGTGACTCTATAAAAGCTTTTAATAGGACAACGTAATCGTACCAATTAAAAGCACCTTGTAATCATGTCAACACAGGGTTACACTGAAAGTaagtgaatgaaaatgaaaagaaaaatgccGTCAGACTTTATTAACAGGAAACAGAGCCTGTAACGTTTCAAATTTTATGGATATTTAAGATAAAGTGCTGCTGAGATGGCAGAGAAATTGGAGCCCTCACCCACcagctgctgccttcatgtgggAGACAAAGAGTGGGTGTGGCAGACTCCCTGCAGACTGCCAGGGCAGAGGCTGGAAGGTGGactcccccccccttcatccCTCCCTGTGCCTGCTCTATGTGGCCAGCTGGCAGCCCCTGCAGCAAGCAGCACAATGGTAGATAGGATCAAAGTGACTTTTTTAGCAGTCACTGTTGCGGATAATCTTTCACATAAATTTAACATGCTCTGAATGCAGCAGGAAGGTCCTGATCATATGACATGCTCTAATCCCTACCCACCATCTGGTTTTGACGGGTGGGAGTTAATAGGACGCCGCTCTCAGCCGTCTACCTCCAATGAGAACTGCGTCACCATGACAAGTTTATTTTCCCGGTGACGCTGTCAGAGACCGCTGTGGATTTGGTGTTTATATTTAGAGGCGAGTAGAACTATTATACACCAGGCCACGTGTGAGCTCAAAACATGTGAGAAATgtactccccccctcccccccaaatccatgcacacacacacgtttagtACAAGCGTTGCTTAGTGAGTTCACCCACTGCTCAAGATTACATATTTCCTGTGTGAGCCTGATGGAGAGATAACATTTCAGAACAAGAGGTGGGCAAGATTCTTGAGGATGACTCAAAATTCAACTTGACTAAacctttgtttctttctctcctcctctcctctcttcccttTCTCAGGGAGAAATACATCACTATCATTCTTAAAATGGAGGAAATGCTGAAAAGCTGGTTCCCTAATGTAAAACTCCAAGACCAACACGCTGACCATGAGACAGAGGAAGCCGTTCCCACCAAGAAACTGAAGGTAAAGTTATACAAACGCTGAACATGTTGTGTAAGAACTCTTgggtcacacacacaaggcCCGCTGCCAAGAACATATGTTGACGACGCGGTGAAAGACGGACCAAAATAtctattattatttaattacagGTGTGGGACGCGGAAAGGAGGATTAAGGGCTATTTTTGCACAGcttatttttttactgcagtCTCAGGTTGACTAAGAACAATGACATAGAGGAGAAAAGGTAATTTTGGAGGAGTGTCACTAAGGGGAAAAGAAAGGTCACAACGCTCTGGAACATTCCGTTGCATTTCATTGGAGAGGATTTATTTCTGCGGCTAATCCCGACACTCCCTGCTATAAacaggaatgacatgcagccgATTTCCCAGTCACCCGAAAATAAGCTGTTTTTGACTTTTAACTGGTCGTACCAATGTCTTTAAAGTTTTAGAGTAATTATTTACAGatttacaaaacaaattaatatataaaatatgaaagggACCGAAatgattattttgatttttctttttagttcTTAGCTCTACAGAGCGTTTTAGTATCTTTAAGCTTATTGTTGTGGTGTTATGACCCACAGCTTTACCGTTGTTcttagtgggttttttttttatctcatcaaAGTTGTTTTTCGGGCCGCTGCAGGCAGCTTTTTTCATCTGATCAACCCACGTACACAACCTGCAAAGAGTAGACAGAGTAAGTTAGCAACAAGCTAATGAACATAGTTACACAGCTAGGCAGTAATCACAGCCTGATGTTTTTCTGAGGTGCACAGCGGGACTCAAACTGAGCTAGAGGGAGAATTAGTGAAGGATTGAAATATTAAAAGTAAGCGTGATGCGTTTACCTGCTTCCTCCAAGTTGCCACAAGTCACAAAGGGTTGGAGTTCATTTCTGATGATCACATTTGTTTGTAGATAAATACGATCATGTCAGGGGTTTGGTGTTTGATTTCAGCCTGTCTCAGTGTTCAGAGTTTTCTGCCATGCTGTACCAAGAGAAGAtggtttctttttattctttattcctAGAGGTGCTTTAATATCTAGCAGGGACATCGAACACTAATACGTGTTCCAGGCAAACTCTGTCTCATTTATATCATTTAACTGATCACTGATGtataataaatcaaaataatttgaccctgttctctctctcccaacaGCTATCTCCGGTGACCGTCAATGTAGCCGAGAGCCCCGTCACCATCAGTG includes:
- the LOC109982212 gene encoding circadian-associated transcriptional repressor yields the protein MSATDSDNSIDWLASDNEDNESERESDFSAKHSQTVAPRSPSTTPLHLGPSDSSCRRGSEVKEGNGHWSEVREASSRGPPPGCTETWGSSNGLYKTQQGGKTSSKNTQQALKRPHSFTEEKQQLISSISDRKQLFSRKCMELQCYIHPLSSILNGLRSGRYRERLSSFQESVAMDRIQRIMGVLQNPCMGEKYITIILKMEEMLKSWFPNVKLQDQHADHETEEAVPTKKLKLSPVTVNVAESPVTISDPPAGAKALRVTDLTPPGAYSASNLKWLHTSPICSPTAEQAQAGPRHLQPPRDLTQDNAVSSSTDSHTKTDSVPRGPPPGKINAPCLERLLKSTESIISRKGTGGLMDSSWS